One window of the Rhodococcus sovatensis genome contains the following:
- a CDS encoding lysophospholipid acyltransferase family protein gives MWYWIFKYVLIGPILRVLGRPRVEGAHHLPESGPIVLAGNHLTVVDSFFLVLVVKRRIRFVAKSEYFEGGGIKGRFIRWFYTSAGQVPVDRSGGGAGDAALDAARKILADNGIWAIYPEGTRSPDGRLYKGKTGMARVALESGAPVVPVVMFGTEKFNPVGTRMWRPAKIVVRFGPALDFSRYRELSAHHAVVRSATDQVMSALMDLSGQEYVDTYAAKAKAA, from the coding sequence ATGTGGTACTGGATATTCAAGTACGTGCTCATCGGACCCATACTCCGCGTTCTGGGAAGGCCTCGGGTCGAAGGTGCTCACCATCTACCGGAATCTGGGCCCATCGTCTTGGCCGGCAATCATCTGACCGTGGTCGATTCGTTCTTCCTGGTTCTCGTTGTCAAGCGCCGGATCAGGTTCGTGGCGAAGAGCGAGTACTTCGAAGGCGGAGGAATCAAAGGGCGGTTCATTCGCTGGTTCTACACCAGCGCCGGCCAGGTTCCGGTGGACAGATCCGGCGGTGGCGCCGGAGACGCAGCATTGGATGCGGCGCGAAAGATACTGGCCGACAACGGGATCTGGGCAATCTATCCCGAGGGAACCCGGTCGCCTGACGGTCGGCTCTACAAGGGCAAGACCGGAATGGCGCGGGTCGCCCTCGAATCAGGGGCACCGGTTGTGCCGGTTGTGATGTTCGGTACCGAGAAGTTCAACCCGGTCGGCACTCGCATGTGGCGTCCGGCGAAGATCGTCGTCAGATTCGGTCCAGCGCTCGACTTCTCACGTTACCGCGAGTTGTCCGCGCATCACGCGGTCGTACGGTCGGCAACGGACCAGGTCATGTCAGCCCTGATGGATCTGTCCGGGCAAGAGTACGTCGACACCTACGCTGCAAAGGCGAAGGCGGCCTGA
- a CDS encoding pitrilysin family protein: MRPYGTYRSAVSDPAGQNLGVRRTTLPGGLRVVTEFVPGVRSASVGVWVAVGSRDEGPSVAGAAHFLEHLLFKSTPTRSALEIAQVMDGVGGELNAFTSKESTCFYAHVLDDDVELAIDLVSDVVLRGRCRSADVDVERQVVLEEISMRDDDPEDLLGDLFLEAMFGDHPVGRPVIGTVESIESMTRAQLRSFHSRRYTPDRMVVAVAGNVDHRRTVALVKRAFAQHLHKGVHPVPRREGAVRLRDRPELRFIRRDSEQAHLALGVRAFGRHEGHRWALSILNAAVGGGLSSRLFQEIREERGLAYSVYSSVDTFADSGAFSVYAGCQPENLAEVTTVIREVLAQVASDGITDDECARAKGSLRGGLVLGLEDSGSRMNRIGRSELNYANHRDISDTLSRIDQVTVEEVRDVARVLLTRQFGAAVVGPYKNVRQLPASVKSIVG, encoded by the coding sequence GTGCGTCCCTATGGGACGTACCGTTCTGCCGTTTCGGATCCCGCCGGGCAGAACCTCGGCGTTCGGCGTACAACTCTGCCTGGTGGTCTTCGCGTCGTCACCGAGTTCGTACCTGGAGTTCGGTCCGCGTCGGTGGGCGTCTGGGTAGCAGTGGGCTCCCGTGACGAGGGGCCGAGTGTGGCAGGCGCCGCGCACTTTCTCGAGCATCTCCTGTTCAAGTCGACGCCGACGCGAAGCGCACTCGAAATCGCTCAGGTCATGGACGGTGTCGGTGGCGAGTTGAACGCCTTCACGTCCAAGGAAAGTACGTGCTTCTACGCACACGTCTTGGACGATGACGTCGAATTGGCCATCGACCTGGTCAGCGACGTGGTTCTGCGTGGTCGGTGCCGGTCTGCCGATGTCGATGTCGAGCGTCAGGTAGTGCTCGAGGAAATCTCGATGCGTGACGACGACCCCGAGGATCTTCTGGGCGATCTGTTCCTCGAAGCCATGTTCGGCGACCATCCAGTCGGCAGGCCCGTCATCGGCACGGTCGAATCGATCGAATCGATGACACGTGCTCAGCTTCGCTCGTTTCACAGCCGTCGCTACACCCCAGATCGGATGGTCGTGGCGGTCGCAGGCAATGTGGACCACCGACGGACCGTCGCACTGGTCAAACGAGCCTTCGCGCAGCATCTGCACAAGGGCGTGCACCCGGTGCCGCGCCGTGAAGGCGCTGTGCGGCTGCGTGATCGTCCGGAACTTCGGTTCATCCGTCGCGACAGCGAGCAAGCTCATCTGGCCCTAGGCGTCCGCGCGTTCGGGAGGCACGAGGGGCATCGGTGGGCTCTGTCGATCCTCAACGCGGCGGTCGGTGGGGGACTGTCGTCGCGGTTGTTCCAGGAGATCCGTGAGGAGCGCGGGTTGGCCTATTCGGTGTACTCCTCGGTGGACACGTTCGCCGATTCCGGCGCGTTCTCGGTGTACGCGGGATGTCAGCCGGAGAACTTGGCCGAAGTGACCACCGTGATACGGGAGGTCCTGGCTCAGGTCGCTTCCGACGGCATCACCGACGACGAGTGCGCGCGAGCGAAGGGTTCGCTTCGCGGGGGGCTCGTTCTCGGGCTCGAGGACTCGGGTTCGCGAATGAACCGTATCGGCCGGAGCGAACTCAACTATGCCAACCACCGGGATATCTCCGACACGCTGTCTCGAATCGATCAGGTGACGGTCGAGGAGGTGCGGGACGTGGCGAGGGTGCTGCTGACTCGCCAATTCGGCGCAGCCGTCGTCGGTCCGTACAAGAACGTCCGCCAGTTGCCGGCGTCGGTCAAGTCGATCGTAGGTTGA
- a CDS encoding polyribonucleotide nucleotidyltransferase — MTETTTIEAEEGVYEATAVIDNGTYGKRSIRFETGRLAQQAAGAVAAYLDEDTMLLSATTAGKHPREGFDFFPLTVDVEERMYAAGRIPGSFFRREGRPSTDAILTCRLIDRPLRPTFVDGLRNEIQVVITVLSLNPADLYDVVAINAASASTQIAGLPFSGPIGGVRVALIDKQWVAFPTNEQLEKAAFNMVVAGRIVSGSGADADVAIMMVEAEATENVIELIEGGATAPNESIVAEGLEASKPFIAALCTAQQELAAKAAKPTGDYPVFPAYQTDVFDAVESAAKIPLNEALTIAGKAEREAKLDEVKAQVLASVGDSFVGREKEIGAAFRALTKKSVRQRILTDHFRIDGRGITDIRSLSAEVAIIPRTHGSALFERGETQILGVTTLDMVKMAQQVDSLGPETSKRYMHHYNFPPYSTGETGRVGSPKRREIGHGALAERALLPVLPSQAEFPYAIRQVSEALSSNGSTSMGSVCASTLSLLNAGVPLRAPVAGIAMGLVSDEVDGETRYVALTDILGAEDAFGDMDFKVAGTKDFVTALQLDTKLDGIPSKVLAGALAQAKDARATILEVMAEAIDTPDEMSPYAPRVTAIKVPVDKIGEVIGPKGKMINSITEQTGANISIEDDGTVYVGAADGPSAQAAIDMINAIANPQLPKVGERFLGTVVKTTAFGAFVSLLPGRDGLVHISKLGNGKRINKVEDVVSVGSKLRVEIADIDNRGKISLVPVEDDSAAAPVEAPADVPVEANAE; from the coding sequence ATGACGGAAACAACAACGATAGAAGCCGAAGAGGGCGTCTACGAAGCCACCGCCGTGATCGACAACGGCACCTACGGCAAGCGCAGCATCCGTTTCGAGACCGGCCGCCTCGCGCAGCAGGCCGCCGGCGCAGTCGCTGCCTACCTCGACGAAGACACCATGCTCCTGTCGGCCACGACGGCCGGCAAGCACCCCCGTGAAGGATTCGACTTCTTCCCACTGACGGTCGACGTCGAAGAGCGGATGTACGCCGCGGGACGCATTCCCGGATCGTTCTTCCGCCGTGAAGGCCGTCCGTCCACCGACGCCATCCTCACCTGCCGCCTCATCGACCGGCCGCTGCGCCCGACGTTCGTCGACGGACTGCGCAACGAGATCCAGGTCGTCATCACGGTCCTGAGCCTCAACCCCGCCGATCTGTACGACGTCGTCGCGATCAACGCGGCCTCTGCCTCGACGCAGATCGCCGGCCTGCCGTTCTCCGGCCCGATCGGTGGCGTTCGCGTCGCGCTGATCGACAAGCAGTGGGTCGCGTTCCCGACCAACGAGCAGCTCGAAAAGGCTGCGTTCAACATGGTCGTCGCCGGCCGCATCGTCTCCGGATCCGGTGCCGACGCAGACGTCGCCATCATGATGGTCGAGGCCGAGGCAACCGAGAACGTCATCGAGCTCATCGAGGGTGGCGCAACAGCTCCCAACGAGTCCATCGTCGCCGAAGGACTCGAAGCATCGAAGCCGTTCATCGCAGCGCTGTGCACCGCACAGCAGGAACTGGCCGCCAAGGCCGCAAAGCCCACCGGCGACTACCCGGTCTTCCCGGCATACCAGACCGACGTGTTCGACGCCGTCGAGAGTGCCGCGAAGATCCCGCTGAACGAGGCACTGACGATCGCGGGCAAGGCCGAGCGTGAGGCCAAGCTCGACGAGGTCAAGGCTCAGGTCCTCGCCTCGGTCGGCGACAGCTTCGTCGGCCGCGAGAAGGAGATCGGTGCCGCATTCCGCGCACTGACCAAGAAGTCGGTTCGCCAGCGCATCCTCACTGATCACTTCCGCATCGACGGCCGCGGCATCACCGACATCCGTTCGCTGTCCGCCGAGGTTGCGATCATTCCGCGGACACACGGATCGGCTCTGTTCGAGCGCGGCGAGACCCAGATCCTGGGCGTCACCACGCTGGACATGGTGAAGATGGCGCAGCAGGTCGACTCGCTCGGGCCCGAGACGTCCAAGCGTTACATGCATCATTACAACTTCCCGCCGTACTCCACCGGTGAGACCGGTCGCGTCGGTTCGCCCAAGCGTCGCGAGATCGGCCACGGCGCGCTCGCTGAGCGCGCTCTGTTGCCGGTTCTGCCGAGCCAGGCAGAGTTCCCGTACGCCATCCGCCAGGTTTCGGAGGCGCTCAGCTCCAACGGTTCGACGTCGATGGGCTCGGTCTGTGCTTCGACTCTGTCGCTGCTCAACGCCGGTGTGCCGCTGCGCGCGCCGGTGGCGGGCATCGCCATGGGTCTCGTGTCCGACGAGGTCGACGGCGAAACCCGCTACGTCGCTCTGACCGACATCCTCGGCGCTGAGGATGCGTTCGGTGACATGGACTTCAAGGTCGCGGGCACGAAGGACTTCGTCACGGCTCTGCAGCTCGACACCAAGCTCGACGGCATTCCTTCCAAGGTGCTCGCCGGTGCGCTGGCGCAGGCAAAGGACGCTCGCGCCACGATCCTCGAGGTCATGGCCGAGGCCATCGACACCCCGGACGAGATGAGCCCCTACGCTCCTCGCGTCACCGCGATCAAGGTGCCCGTCGACAAGATCGGCGAGGTCATCGGGCCCAAGGGCAAGATGATCAACTCCATCACCGAGCAGACCGGTGCCAACATCTCGATCGAAGATGACGGCACGGTCTACGTCGGTGCAGCGGACGGCCCGTCCGCACAGGCCGCGATCGACATGATCAACGCCATCGCCAACCCGCAGCTGCCGAAGGTCGGCGAGCGTTTCCTGGGAACCGTTGTCAAGACAACGGCTTTCGGTGCATTCGTCTCGCTGCTCCCGGGCCGCGACGGACTGGTGCACATCTCCAAGCTCGGTAACGGCAAGCGCATCAACAAGGTCGAGGACGTCGTGAGCGTCGGATCCAAGTTGCGCGTCGAGATCGCCGATATCGACAACCGGGGCAAGATCAGCCTCGTCCCTGTCGAGGACGACTCTGCCGCTGCGCCAGTGGAGGCTCCGGCCGACGTTCCTGTCGAGGCAAACGCTGAGTAA
- the rpsO gene encoding 30S ribosomal protein S15, which translates to MALTTEQKKTVLGEYGLHPTDTGSPEAQVAMLTKRIVDLTEHLKKHKHDHHSRRGLLLLVGRRRRLLKYIAKVDVTRYRSLIERLGLRR; encoded by the coding sequence GTGGCATTGACCACCGAACAGAAGAAGACCGTTCTCGGCGAGTACGGCTTGCACCCGACCGACACCGGTTCACCCGAGGCTCAGGTCGCGATGCTCACCAAGCGCATCGTCGATCTCACGGAGCACCTCAAGAAGCACAAGCACGACCACCACTCCCGCCGCGGCCTCCTGCTGCTGGTCGGACGTCGTCGTCGCCTGCTGAAGTACATCGCCAAGGTCGACGTCACGCGGTACCGTTCGCTCATCGAGCGTCTGGGACTGCGTCGCTAG
- a CDS encoding bifunctional riboflavin kinase/FAD synthetase, giving the protein MLRWRGLDDVPADWGRCVLTIGVFDGVHRGHAQLITRAVTSARERGVPSVLMTFDPHPMEVVRPGSHPAQLTTLTRRAELAEELGIDVFCVMPFTPELMKLTPERYVHEILVERLHVAEVVVGENFTYGKKALGNVALLRKIGERSGFAVDGVNLLAEHAVTFSSTYIRSCVDAGDVAAAAAALGRPHRVEGVVVHGDGRGRQLGYPTANVAPPMYSAIPADGVYAAWFTVLGPGPIMGTVTPGERHRAAVSVGTNPTFSGRTRTVEAFVLDSDGDLYGQHVAVDFVERLRGMEKFDSIDDLVEEMGRDSERARAVLSRQPS; this is encoded by the coding sequence GTGCTGAGATGGCGAGGTCTCGACGATGTACCTGCCGACTGGGGTCGCTGCGTTCTCACGATCGGCGTATTCGATGGCGTGCACCGCGGTCATGCCCAGCTGATCACCCGGGCGGTGACCTCGGCTCGGGAACGTGGGGTGCCGAGTGTGCTGATGACATTCGATCCGCATCCCATGGAAGTAGTCCGTCCGGGAAGCCATCCGGCGCAACTGACTACGCTCACCCGCCGGGCGGAGTTGGCCGAGGAACTCGGCATCGATGTCTTCTGTGTGATGCCGTTCACGCCCGAGCTCATGAAGCTGACACCCGAGCGCTACGTGCACGAAATTCTGGTGGAGCGGCTTCACGTGGCAGAGGTGGTCGTGGGGGAGAACTTCACCTATGGCAAGAAAGCGCTCGGCAACGTCGCCCTGCTGCGCAAGATCGGTGAAAGATCAGGGTTCGCAGTGGACGGTGTCAACCTTCTCGCCGAGCATGCGGTGACGTTCTCGTCGACCTACATTCGTTCGTGTGTCGACGCGGGTGACGTCGCCGCCGCCGCTGCAGCTCTCGGGCGCCCACATCGGGTCGAGGGAGTCGTGGTTCACGGTGACGGCCGTGGTCGACAGCTGGGATATCCCACAGCCAACGTCGCTCCGCCGATGTACTCCGCCATTCCTGCAGACGGCGTGTACGCCGCGTGGTTCACCGTGCTCGGCCCTGGACCGATCATGGGTACGGTCACTCCGGGTGAGCGGCACCGCGCCGCAGTGTCGGTCGGGACCAATCCGACGTTCTCCGGGCGGACTCGCACTGTGGAGGCGTTCGTTCTGGACAGCGACGGCGACCTGTACGGCCAGCATGTGGCCGTGGACTTCGTCGAGCGCCTACGCGGTATGGAGAAGTTCGACTCGATCGACGACTTGGTCGAAGAGATGGGCAGGGACTCCGAACGGGCACGCGCAGTCCTGTCCCGGCAACCCTCCTGA
- a CDS encoding metal ABC transporter substrate-binding protein, producing the protein MPNLFFRIVAVMLVCVAASSGCARAVGEDDVGQIDESKPLVLTTFTVLADMARNVAGEHMTVQSITKAGAEIHGYEPTPGDLRTAEQADLILDNGLGLEAWFEKFVERVPAPHAVVSENVDPVFIRGDAYAGKTNPHAWMSPVVAETYVDNIAAAFVRLDPDHEVDYRANAENYKTRIRAVSAELKTDLDKLPPNQRALVSCEGAFSYLARDFDLQEMYLWPVNAEQEGTPKQVVAAIDFVEDNDVPAVFCESTVSDKAQLQVAEDTGALFGGKLFVDSLSEEGGPVPTYLDLLTYDARTITDALLGKPE; encoded by the coding sequence GTGCCGAACTTATTTTTTCGCATCGTCGCAGTAATGCTCGTGTGCGTCGCTGCGTCGAGCGGGTGCGCTCGTGCGGTCGGAGAGGACGATGTCGGACAGATCGACGAATCCAAGCCTCTCGTTCTCACCACCTTCACGGTCCTGGCAGATATGGCACGCAATGTCGCGGGTGAGCACATGACGGTTCAATCGATCACCAAGGCCGGAGCCGAGATCCACGGCTACGAGCCCACTCCCGGAGATCTCCGCACCGCTGAGCAGGCGGACCTCATCCTCGACAACGGCCTCGGCCTCGAGGCCTGGTTCGAGAAGTTCGTCGAACGCGTCCCGGCCCCACACGCCGTCGTCAGCGAGAACGTGGACCCGGTGTTCATTCGTGGGGACGCCTACGCGGGCAAGACCAATCCGCACGCCTGGATGTCACCGGTCGTGGCGGAGACCTACGTCGACAACATCGCCGCGGCGTTCGTTCGCCTCGATCCCGACCACGAGGTGGACTACCGCGCCAATGCGGAGAACTACAAGACTCGAATCCGCGCCGTGAGCGCCGAGTTGAAGACCGATCTGGACAAGCTGCCGCCGAACCAGCGTGCACTCGTGTCGTGCGAAGGCGCATTCAGTTATCTGGCTCGGGATTTCGACCTGCAGGAGATGTACCTCTGGCCGGTCAATGCCGAGCAGGAGGGCACTCCCAAGCAAGTCGTCGCGGCGATCGACTTCGTCGAAGACAACGACGTACCGGCGGTGTTCTGCGAGTCCACCGTGTCGGACAAGGCCCAACTTCAGGTCGCCGAGGACACCGGCGCCCTGTTCGGCGGAAAGCTATTCGTGGATTCACTGAGCGAGGAAGGTGGACCAGTTCCGACCTATCTCGACCTTCTGACCTACGACGCCCGCACCATTACCGACGCTCTATTGGGAAAGCCGGAATGA
- a CDS encoding metal ABC transporter ATP-binding protein, whose amino-acid sequence MNEMTPALHVSGVSVAYRDVTALIDASLTLEPGRVCGLVGMNGSGKSTLFKAIMGVVRPDTGSISIFGGLPSKARKDGTVSYVPQSESVDWTFPVSVREVVMMGRYGKQNWMRTPRAVDREAVAAAIERVDLTELAGRQIGQLSGGQRKRAFVARAIAQEASLLLLDEPFAGVDKRTEATITRLLRELTAAGASVLVSTHDLHALPDLCDEAVLLQQRVLMNGTPQDVLRPENLAMAFGVDPLRTSEAS is encoded by the coding sequence ATGAACGAGATGACACCAGCCCTGCACGTATCCGGAGTCAGCGTCGCCTACCGCGACGTCACCGCCCTCATCGACGCCTCGCTCACACTCGAACCCGGCCGGGTATGCGGTCTTGTCGGCATGAACGGCTCCGGCAAATCCACCCTGTTCAAAGCGATCATGGGCGTCGTTCGGCCGGACACCGGATCGATCAGCATCTTCGGCGGACTCCCGTCCAAAGCACGCAAGGACGGGACCGTAAGTTACGTCCCGCAGAGCGAATCGGTCGACTGGACCTTCCCGGTCAGCGTCCGCGAGGTGGTGATGATGGGGCGCTACGGCAAACAGAACTGGATGCGCACCCCCCGCGCCGTGGACCGCGAGGCAGTCGCCGCAGCGATCGAACGGGTCGATCTGACCGAACTGGCCGGTCGCCAGATCGGTCAGTTGTCCGGCGGACAACGCAAACGCGCGTTCGTGGCGCGCGCGATCGCGCAGGAGGCGTCACTGCTTCTGCTCGACGAGCCGTTTGCGGGCGTCGACAAGCGGACCGAGGCCACCATCACGAGATTGCTCCGTGAACTGACCGCAGCAGGCGCTTCGGTCCTGGTGTCCACGCACGACTTGCATGCTCTGCCCGACCTGTGTGACGAAGCCGTGCTACTGCAGCAACGAGTGCTGATGAATGGCACGCCACAGGACGTACTACGTCCGGAAAATCTCGCGATGGCCTTCGGCGTCGACCCCCTGCGCACCTCGGAAGCGAGCTGA
- a CDS encoding metal ABC transporter permease, whose amino-acid sequence MQRALLVTIVASIVCAVLSCWLVLIGWSLMGDAVSHAVLPGVALSYLLGAPFAIGALLFALVAVGAIGVVRNTTQVKEDAAIGVVFTTLFALGVVLISKFPSQIDLNHILFGNLLGVSQSDMWQVVVLGGLAFVVMIVKRRDFTLFAFDRTQARAVGISPTFLSGLMLTLLALTTVVALQAVGVILVVAMLITPGATAYLLTQSFRRMLLLAPAIGVGCAVVGIYVSFYLDVSSGGTVVLAQGSVFTLAYLFSPTQGIVTRALRRREAAAV is encoded by the coding sequence ATGCAACGTGCCCTGCTCGTCACGATCGTCGCATCCATCGTGTGCGCGGTTCTGAGTTGCTGGCTCGTGCTGATCGGCTGGTCCCTGATGGGCGACGCCGTCTCGCACGCGGTCCTGCCGGGCGTCGCTCTGTCCTACTTGCTCGGCGCTCCGTTCGCCATCGGAGCGTTGCTGTTCGCACTCGTCGCGGTCGGCGCCATCGGAGTCGTGCGCAACACCACCCAGGTCAAGGAGGATGCGGCCATCGGGGTTGTCTTCACTACGTTGTTCGCACTCGGCGTGGTACTCATCTCGAAGTTCCCCAGTCAGATCGACCTCAATCACATCCTGTTCGGAAATCTGCTCGGCGTATCGCAGAGCGACATGTGGCAGGTCGTCGTATTGGGCGGACTTGCGTTCGTGGTCATGATCGTCAAACGACGAGATTTCACGTTGTTCGCGTTCGATCGCACGCAGGCGCGAGCAGTCGGTATCTCCCCGACATTCCTGTCCGGGCTGATGCTGACACTCTTGGCACTGACGACGGTGGTCGCACTGCAAGCAGTTGGAGTCATTCTGGTCGTCGCGATGCTCATCACACCCGGTGCGACGGCGTATCTGCTCACCCAGAGTTTCAGGCGCATGCTCCTACTGGCACCGGCTATCGGCGTCGGCTGCGCGGTGGTCGGGATCTACGTCAGCTTCTATCTCGACGTGTCCTCGGGCGGAACCGTCGTACTTGCACAGGGATCGGTGTTCACGCTTGCGTACCTGTTCAGTCCGACGCAGGGCATAGTGACGCGCGCACTTCGACGCCGCGAGGCCGCCGCCGTGTGA
- a CDS encoding metal-dependent transcriptional regulator, whose product MVERTEDPSTADEVQLSAVAQDYLKVIWTASEWSEDSVSTKMLSERIGVSASTVSEAIRKLADQGMVDHARYGAISLTDRGRAAAIAMVRRHRLIETYLVRELGYGWDEVHDEAEILEHAVSDLMMSRIDAKLGFPERDPHGDPIPSVDGAISSPEATRLSDYTDGQCGRVARISDSDPAMLRYFDSVGISLDLSITVVERRDYAGTVAIELGHGERNSIDLGQRAAEAIWMIPA is encoded by the coding sequence GTGGTTGAACGTACCGAGGACCCGTCCACTGCCGACGAAGTGCAGCTGTCGGCTGTCGCGCAGGACTATCTGAAGGTCATCTGGACTGCCAGCGAGTGGAGCGAGGATTCGGTCAGCACCAAGATGCTGTCCGAGCGCATCGGTGTCTCCGCCTCGACCGTGTCCGAGGCGATTCGAAAGCTCGCCGATCAGGGAATGGTCGATCATGCGCGGTACGGGGCGATCTCTCTCACCGATCGCGGGCGTGCCGCAGCTATCGCCATGGTTCGCCGACACCGGCTCATCGAAACGTATCTGGTGCGCGAACTCGGTTATGGATGGGACGAGGTTCACGACGAAGCAGAGATACTCGAGCACGCCGTCTCCGACCTCATGATGTCGCGCATCGACGCGAAACTCGGTTTCCCGGAACGGGATCCACACGGCGACCCGATCCCCTCCGTCGACGGCGCGATCTCCTCACCCGAGGCGACTCGCCTCAGCGACTACACCGACGGTCAGTGCGGACGGGTTGCGCGCATCTCCGACTCCGATCCCGCAATGCTCAGGTATTTCGACTCCGTCGGGATCTCGCTCGACCTGTCGATCACGGTCGTCGAGCGGCGCGATTACGCCGGCACGGTGGCCATCGAGCTCGGGCACGGCGAACGTAACTCGATCGACCTCGGCCAACGCGCTGCCGAAGCCATCTGGATGATTCCCGCGTAG
- the truB gene encoding tRNA pseudouridine(55) synthase TruB, with protein MSARGKLSSGLVGAGLLIVDKGPGVTSHDVVASCRKLLGTRKVGHAGTLDPMATGVLVLGIERATKMLGLLALTTKAYTATIRLGRTTSTDDAEGETVADASATALEDADIARQVALLTGDIEQVPSSVSAIKVDGQRAHKLVRAGEEFTIPARRVSVTRFDVLARRDVPGTGFVDLDVEVECSSGTYVRALARDLGAALEVGGHLTVLRRTRVGPFTLEHARTLEQLADAPGVSLDIDEAARTAFPHRQVDAEEAEAISQGRWLDPIGLAGVYAAIDPTGHTIALLQEKGKRASSVMVVRPATLRGL; from the coding sequence GTGTCTGCACGCGGAAAATTGTCCTCCGGCCTCGTCGGCGCCGGGTTGTTGATCGTGGACAAGGGTCCCGGGGTGACGAGCCACGACGTCGTGGCCTCGTGTCGCAAGTTGTTGGGCACCCGGAAGGTCGGGCATGCCGGGACTCTCGACCCGATGGCCACGGGGGTTCTCGTCCTCGGCATCGAACGAGCGACGAAGATGTTGGGTCTGCTGGCGCTGACCACCAAGGCGTACACCGCAACCATTCGGCTCGGCCGAACCACGTCGACGGACGACGCAGAGGGCGAGACCGTCGCGGACGCCTCGGCAACGGCGCTCGAGGACGCGGACATTGCCCGGCAGGTCGCGCTGCTCACGGGCGATATCGAGCAGGTTCCCTCCAGCGTCAGTGCCATCAAAGTGGACGGACAGCGCGCACACAAGCTGGTGCGCGCCGGCGAGGAGTTCACGATCCCGGCGCGACGGGTGAGCGTCACTCGCTTCGACGTGCTTGCTCGGCGTGACGTCCCCGGCACCGGGTTCGTCGACCTCGATGTCGAGGTCGAGTGTTCGTCCGGCACCTACGTACGTGCGCTCGCTCGCGATCTCGGCGCCGCGCTCGAGGTCGGCGGCCACCTGACGGTATTGCGCCGCACGCGTGTCGGGCCGTTCACACTCGAGCACGCGCGGACGCTCGAGCAACTTGCGGATGCACCCGGTGTCAGTCTCGACATCGACGAGGCGGCTCGCACCGCGTTTCCGCACCGGCAGGTCGACGCGGAGGAAGCCGAAGCGATCAGTCAGGGACGGTGGCTCGATCCGATCGGGCTTGCTGGGGTGTATGCGGCAATCGACCCGACCGGCCACACCATTGCGCTGCTCCAGGAGAAGGGGAAGCGGGCGAGTTCGGTCATGGTGGTCCGACCGGCGACACTGCGAGGTCTGTAG
- the npt gene encoding 4'-phosphopantetheinyl transferase Npt, whose protein sequence is MIESILPNGVVAAELFEDPPGLQPHPLEAPLVAKAVDKRKREFTSARHCARVAMDKLGVEPAPIMRGKSGAPQWPKGVVGSLTHCDGYRGAVLGYALQVRSVGIDAEPHGPLPDGVLDAVSLQAEREWLGTTDSGMHWDRLLFCAKEATYKAWEPLTGRWLGFEDAHITFERTSTGSEFSGTFHSKLLVPGHTESGAPLSSFDGRWLISDGLIVTAIAVM, encoded by the coding sequence GTGATCGAGTCGATCCTGCCGAACGGCGTCGTCGCTGCGGAGCTCTTCGAGGATCCTCCTGGCCTTCAGCCGCATCCGCTGGAAGCACCTCTCGTCGCCAAAGCAGTCGACAAGCGCAAGCGTGAATTCACCTCGGCTCGGCACTGCGCGCGCGTGGCGATGGACAAACTCGGGGTCGAGCCGGCTCCGATCATGAGGGGCAAGTCCGGCGCCCCTCAGTGGCCGAAGGGCGTCGTCGGCTCGTTGACCCATTGCGACGGCTATCGCGGCGCAGTCCTCGGATACGCACTGCAAGTGCGGTCCGTGGGTATCGACGCCGAACCACACGGGCCGCTGCCCGACGGCGTTCTGGACGCCGTGAGTCTGCAAGCCGAACGCGAGTGGCTCGGCACGACCGATTCCGGCATGCACTGGGACCGTTTGTTGTTCTGTGCCAAGGAAGCGACCTACAAGGCGTGGGAGCCGCTCACCGGCCGCTGGCTCGGGTTCGAGGATGCCCACATCACGTTCGAGCGGACGTCGACGGGAAGCGAATTCTCCGGCACATTCCACTCGAAACTTCTGGTGCCTGGACACACCGAATCGGGCGCTCCGTTGTCCTCGTTCGACGGTCGTTGGCTGATCTCCGATGGGCTGATCGTCACGGCGATTGCAGTGATGTGA